One stretch of Mus pahari chromosome 5, PAHARI_EIJ_v1.1, whole genome shotgun sequence DNA includes these proteins:
- the Arl8a gene encoding ADP-ribosylation factor-like protein 8A — protein MIALFNKLLDWFKALFWKEEMELTLVGLQYSGKTTFVNVIASGQFNEDMIPTVGFNMRKITKGNVTIKLWDIGGQPRFRSMWERYCRGVSAIVYMVDAADQEKIEASKNELHNLLDKPQLQGIPVLVLGNKRDLAGALDEKELIEKMNLSAIQDREICCYSISCKEKDNIDITLQWLIQHSKSRRS, from the exons ATGATCGCTTTGTTCAACAAGCTGCTGGACTGGTTCAAGGCCCTGTtctggaaggaggaaatggagctCACGCTGGTGGGGCTGCAGTACTCGGGCAAGACCACCTTCGTCAACGTGATCGCG TCAGGGCAGTTCAATGAGGACATGATCCCCACTGTGGGTTTCAACATGCGCAAAATCACCAAAGGGAATGTGACCATCAAG ctcTGGGACATTGGGGGGCAGCCCCGTTTCCGAAGCATGTGGGAACGTTACTGCAGAGGAGTGAGCGCCATCGT GTATATGGTGGATGCTGCGGATCAGGAGAAGATCGAGGCCTCCAAGAATGAGCTCCACAACCTGCTAGACAAGCCACAGCTACAAGGCATCCCG GTCTTAGTCCTCGGTAACAAGCGAGACCTCGCCGGAGCGCTAGATGAGAAGGAGCTAATCGAGAAAAT GAACCTGTCTGCTATCCAGGACCGAGAGATCTGCTGCTACTCCATCTCCTGCAAAGAGAAGGACAACATAG ACATCACCCTACAGTGGCTTATTCAACACTCAAAGTCACGGAGAAGCTGA
- the Gpr37l1 gene encoding G-protein coupled receptor 37-like 1, with the protein MRWLWPLAVSLAVVLAVGLSGVSGAATSSLGGHRAKVQEQQSRPRRGTKDEGPKEVQHYVPEEWAEYPKPIHPAGLQPTKTLEATSPNPDKDGATPGSGQELRANLTGTPSQRLQIQNPLYPVTESSYSAYAVMLLALVVFAVGIVGNLSVMCIVWHSYYLKSAWNSILASLALWDFLVLFFCLPIVIFNEITKQRLLGDVSCRAVPFMEVSSLGVTTFSLCALGIDRFHVATSTLPKVRPIERCQSILAKLAVIWVGSMLLAVPELLLWQLAQEPAPTAGTVDSCIMKPSADLPESLYSLVMTYQNARMWWYFGCYFCLPILFTVTCQLVTWRVRGPPGRKPECRAGRHEQCESQLNSTVVGLTVVYAFCTLPENVCNIVVAYLSTELTRQTLDLLGLINQFSAFFKGAITPVLLLCICRPLGQAFLDCCCCCCCEECGGASESSAAVSADSKLKADVSSSIYFHKPRESPPLLPLGTPC; encoded by the exons ATGCGGTGGCTGTGGCCCCTGGCTGTCTCTCTTGCTGTAGTGTTGGCTGTGGGGTTGAGTGGGGTCTCTGGGGCTGCCACCTCATCTTTAGGTGGGCATAGAGCCAAGGTCCAGGAGCAGCAGAGTCGACCCCGAAGAGGCACCAAGGACGAGGGACCCAAGGAGGTACAGCACTATGTACCTGAGGAGTGGGCTGAATACCCCAAGCCCATTCATCCTGCTGGCCTGCAGCCCACCAAGACTTTGGAGGCCACTAGCCCCAACCCAGACAAGGATGGGGCCACCCCAGGTAGTGGACAAGAGCTGAGGGCCAACCTGACTGGGACGCCAAGTCAGAGGCTGCAGATTCAGAACCCCCTGTATCCAGTGACCGAGAGCTCCTACAGCGCCTACGCCGTCATGCTCCTGGCTCTGGTGGTGTTTGCTGTGGGTATCGTTGGCAATCTGTCTGTCATGTGCATCGTGTGGCACAGCTACTACTTGAAGAGTGCCTGGAACTCTATCCTTGCCAGCCTGGCTCTCTGGGATTTCCTGGtcctcttcttctgcctcccaattgtCATCTTCAATGAGATCACCAAGCAGAGGCTACTTGGGGATGTTTCTTGCCGGGCAGTGCCCTTCATGGAG GTCTCCTCCCTGGGAGTCACAACCTTCAGTCTCTGTGCCCTGGGCATAGACCGATTCCATGTGGCCACCAGCACCCTGCCAAAGGTGAGGCCCATTGAGCGATGCCAATCAATCCTGGCTAAACTAGCTGTCATCTGGGTGGGCTCCATGTTGCTGGCCGTGCCCGAACTCCTGCTGTGGCAGCTGGCCCAAGAGCCGGCTCCCACCGCCGGAACTGTGGACTCATGTATCATGAAACCTTCAGCCGACCTGCCCGAATCCCTCTATTCGCTGGTGATGACCTACCAGAATGCCCGCATGTGGTGGTATTTTGGTTGCTACTTCTGTCTGCCCATCCTCTTCACCGTCACCTGTCAGCTGGTGACATGGCGGGTGCGGGGCCCACCGGGCAGGAAGCCTGAGTGTAGAGCGGGCAGGCATGAGCAGTGTGAGAGCCAGCTCAACAGCACCGTGGTCGGCCTGACTGTGGTCTATGCCTTCTGTACGCTCCCTGAGAACGTCTGCAATATCGTGGTGGCTTACCTCTCCACCGAGCTCACGCGGCAGACCCTGGACCTCCTGGGCCTCATCAACCAGTTCTCCGCGTTCTTCAAGGGCGCCATCACCCCTGTGCTCCTCCTGTGCATCTGCAGGCCGCTGGGCCAGGCCTTTCTggattgctgctgctgctgctgctgcgagGAGTGCGGTGGGGCCTCAGAATCCTCAGCCGCAGTCAGCGCGGACAGCAAGCTGAAGGCAGACGTGTCCTCCTCCATCTACTTCCACAAGCCCAGGGAGTCGCCCCCACTCCTGCCCCTGGGCACCCCTTGCTGA